One Sphingomonas sp. LHG3406-1 genomic window carries:
- a CDS encoding glycoside hydrolase family 43 protein: MRIHGLAALFLALSACATLPQGRSYQNPVIDQDFPDPAVIRDLDGAFYVYATQGGDPIRNIQVARSEDLVSWSAVGDALPVKPSWASRTQDFWAPDVYRRGDTYYLYYSAKPDAALADDKRGLCLAVASAKSPQGPFTDKGAPLLCGEGFVNIDPYAFDDPATGRTFLYWGSGFGPIKVQELGQDRMSFAAGSRPIDLVPVIRTEDTAEYRRLVEGAWVILRDGWYYLFFSGDNCCGPKAHYATMVARSRSATGPFEVRERPLYLVLEANERWVAPGHNSVVRDDAGTDWILYHGVDVRRPRSKATDDVNTRRVMLMDRLEWKDGWPEIAGKSPTSGVQRGPVVRR; encoded by the coding sequence ATGCGTATTCATGGCCTTGCCGCGCTGTTCCTTGCGCTGTCCGCCTGCGCCACCCTGCCGCAGGGGCGGAGCTACCAGAATCCGGTAATCGACCAGGACTTCCCCGACCCGGCGGTGATCCGCGACTTAGACGGGGCCTTCTACGTCTATGCGACGCAGGGAGGCGATCCGATCCGCAACATCCAGGTGGCGCGGTCGGAGGACCTCGTGTCCTGGTCCGCCGTCGGCGACGCGCTTCCGGTCAAGCCCTCCTGGGCGAGCCGGACGCAGGATTTCTGGGCCCCCGACGTCTATCGGCGCGGCGACACCTACTATCTTTATTATTCGGCCAAGCCGGACGCCGCGCTGGCCGACGACAAGCGTGGGCTGTGCCTTGCCGTGGCAAGCGCGAAGAGCCCGCAAGGGCCGTTCACCGACAAGGGCGCGCCGCTGCTGTGCGGAGAGGGGTTCGTCAACATCGATCCCTACGCCTTCGACGATCCGGCGACGGGCAGGACCTTCCTCTACTGGGGATCGGGCTTCGGGCCGATCAAGGTCCAGGAGCTTGGGCAAGACCGGATGAGCTTTGCGGCGGGCTCCAGGCCGATCGACCTGGTGCCGGTGATCAGGACCGAGGACACGGCCGAGTATCGCCGGCTGGTCGAAGGCGCCTGGGTGATCCTCCGCGACGGCTGGTATTATCTCTTCTTCTCGGGCGACAATTGCTGCGGGCCCAAGGCGCATTACGCCACCATGGTCGCGCGCAGCCGGTCGGCGACCGGCCCGTTCGAGGTGCGCGAGCGGCCGCTCTACCTGGTGCTGGAAGCGAACGAGCGCTGGGTCGCGCCGGGGCACAACAGCGTGGTCAGGGACGACGCCGGCACCGACTGGATCCTCTACCATGGAGTCGACGTGCGGCGCCCGCGGTCGAAGGCGACCGACGACGTCAACACGCGGCGGGTGATGCTGATGGACCGGCTGGAATGGAAGGACGGCTGGCCGGAGATCGCGGGCAAGAGCCCGACCAGCGGCGTGCAGCGGGGGCCGGTCGTCCGCAGGTGA
- a CDS encoding ABC transporter substrate-binding protein: MRRRVALAAALMLGSCSADERGQGLYIQRFFGECTSDYGTATDVARAEGECGIVTTMINAFREAHPDARVSQNVIAWPGYSQLTAQLAARQPPDLVTMHTGVIPDYAGKGLLEPVEPYLAAAGLAPGIFTPAARQGVTWQGRMYGMPWDTHGGLWHINMDLFRKAGLVGADGKPILPRSPEELLAQGRQFRERTGKPYLIQSLVGDPAGAARILYTYMMAQGAPIFPDPKRIELNTPEGRRVAELFRQVTREGIGTSNMDTPAAIAAFMSGEGGVYPTGTWMIGQFETEEKTAGRPLYRSYSVQPFPQLYAKNLMFVSGHAWVVPKRERTAAEKKALVDYFRFMAARNGDWARTGHLPAVQAMVDGPAFRSLPHRSDIAIVATIGRALPDGVLRQNAVEGLVGEEMAAAITGQKPVPQALSDAERRVNEFMAEVQ; the protein is encoded by the coding sequence GTGAGGCGGCGGGTGGCGCTCGCCGCGGCGCTGATGCTCGGCAGCTGTTCCGCCGACGAGCGGGGACAGGGGCTCTACATCCAGCGCTTCTTCGGCGAATGCACCAGCGACTATGGCACGGCGACCGATGTCGCGAGGGCCGAGGGCGAGTGCGGGATCGTCACGACGATGATCAACGCCTTCCGCGAGGCGCATCCGGACGCGCGGGTCAGCCAGAATGTGATCGCCTGGCCGGGCTACAGCCAGCTGACGGCGCAGCTCGCCGCACGCCAGCCGCCGGACCTCGTCACCATGCACACCGGGGTCATTCCCGATTATGCCGGCAAGGGGCTGCTGGAGCCGGTCGAGCCCTATCTGGCGGCGGCGGGGCTGGCGCCCGGCATCTTCACGCCGGCGGCGCGGCAGGGGGTGACCTGGCAGGGCCGGATGTACGGGATGCCGTGGGACACGCATGGCGGGCTGTGGCACATCAACATGGACCTGTTCCGCAAGGCGGGGCTGGTCGGGGCGGACGGCAAGCCGATCCTTCCGCGCAGCCCCGAGGAGCTGCTCGCCCAGGGGCGGCAGTTCCGCGAGCGGACCGGCAAGCCCTATCTGATCCAGAGCCTGGTCGGCGATCCGGCGGGCGCGGCGCGGATCCTCTATACCTACATGATGGCGCAGGGGGCGCCGATCTTCCCCGATCCCAAGCGCATCGAGCTGAACACGCCCGAAGGCCGCCGCGTCGCCGAGCTGTTCCGGCAGGTCACCCGCGAGGGCATCGGCACCAGCAACATGGACACGCCCGCCGCGATCGCCGCCTTCATGAGCGGCGAAGGCGGGGTCTATCCGACCGGGACCTGGATGATCGGCCAGTTCGAGACGGAGGAGAAGACCGCCGGCCGTCCGCTTTACCGCAGCTATTCGGTCCAGCCGTTTCCGCAGCTCTATGCCAAGAACCTGATGTTCGTGTCCGGGCACGCCTGGGTGGTGCCGAAGCGCGAGCGGACGGCGGCGGAGAAGAAGGCGTTGGTCGACTATTTCCGCTTCATGGCGGCGCGCAACGGCGACTGGGCGCGGACCGGGCACCTGCCGGCGGTGCAGGCGATGGTCGACGGCCCCGCTTTCCGCTCGCTCCCGCACCGCAGCGACATCGCCATCGTCGCCACCATCGGGCGGGCGCTTCCGGACGGGGTGCTTCGGCAGAATGCGGTGGAAGGCCTGGTCGGCGAGGAGATGGCCGCGGCCATCACCGGCCAGAAACCCGTGCCCCAGGCGCTCTCGGACGCGGAGCGGCGCGTCAACGAGTTCATGGCCGAAGTGCAATAG
- a CDS encoding TonB-dependent receptor, with protein MRIRTIALCTASFTTLAFAAPAAAQQQTPVDPTVEAQTNPAEDAGSPQTDDAVAEDGEAIVVTGLRRSLSSARNIKRNSEQQVDAIVAEDIGKLPDIAVSETAARIPGLQVIRRAGEADTVLVRGLPDFATTYNGREIFTAETRVVALQDFPSANIAALEVFKTSTAELVEAGLAGEVNVRSRRPFDFSGLEIAGSAWALYTKQAGKWAPNVNLLASNRWALKDGGEFGLLLNYSRTELTYLDSEPSNTDFIAPGAGGTRFPDIQRLYYRSGNRVRPSINGALQWKITPDVQIYLEGLWQGFRNEVSDRLWEQPLYGGTLSNVQVRPGTDLISSGTVTNPGGNIFSFQGGTYNTTDTYQFAGGGSIDLGRLKLSTDIARTKSTFRGSTESLDLVFRPNGTFVVDFNNEVPEFSYPVLTGRADRSRYIFQGLYEESQKSSGDDWQLRLDADYESGISFLPRFQAGVRYTDRNAFRRFGSRYAFLLPLNIGIGSVPVEYEFNRAGFRGTNVQNGFGSWLTPTYDSIRDNLEELRQFVINRCPSILPTDPGNGCQNFTLGTVAANPRSIYNADEKTLAGYVQAHYAIGDSIDGVIGLRAVRTESNVAGTSNVAGVFRPVDVGNKYTDWLPNASLRWRAMDGLQLRLSATQTRTKPTFADLNPSSDVGAPSGQCNAQGQSTTADPFACIRTGGGGNPFLEPFTSNNYDASLEYYFGRTGLIAGAVFRRDLKGFFQNQTIRYIDPNLGALSVTAPVNTNSGRIDGAEVQFSSFFDFGFLPAFLRNFGAQANLTYLDTEVTDPNPIIGDRQITGVSKWTYNLVGMYEGGGFAARVSYNKRGRFLGFIDVRDGANPNSFFGDYYYQYGKPAGRLDLSTSYTFNDKVSIFADWTNILGNAYKEYLSSARNGAARSDYIRFQRFEETTFSFGVRARL; from the coding sequence ATGCGCATTCGGACAATCGCCCTTTGCACTGCGAGCTTTACGACGCTCGCTTTCGCAGCGCCGGCCGCGGCACAGCAGCAGACCCCGGTGGACCCGACGGTCGAGGCGCAGACCAACCCGGCCGAGGATGCCGGCTCGCCGCAGACCGACGATGCGGTGGCGGAAGACGGCGAGGCGATCGTCGTCACCGGCCTTCGCCGCTCGCTGAGCTCGGCCCGCAACATCAAGCGCAACAGCGAGCAGCAGGTTGACGCGATCGTCGCCGAGGACATCGGCAAGCTGCCCGACATCGCCGTGTCCGAGACTGCCGCGCGCATTCCCGGCCTGCAGGTGATCCGCCGCGCCGGCGAAGCCGACACCGTGCTGGTCCGCGGCCTTCCGGATTTCGCCACCACCTACAACGGCCGCGAGATCTTCACGGCCGAAACCCGCGTCGTCGCGCTGCAGGATTTCCCGAGCGCCAACATCGCCGCGCTGGAGGTGTTCAAGACGTCGACCGCCGAACTGGTCGAGGCCGGTCTCGCCGGCGAGGTCAACGTCCGTTCGCGGCGTCCGTTCGATTTCTCGGGCCTCGAGATCGCCGGCTCGGCCTGGGCGCTCTACACCAAGCAGGCGGGCAAGTGGGCACCCAACGTCAACCTGCTCGCATCCAACCGCTGGGCGCTGAAGGACGGCGGTGAGTTCGGCCTGCTGCTCAACTACAGCCGCACCGAGCTGACCTATCTCGACAGCGAGCCGTCCAACACCGACTTCATCGCGCCGGGCGCGGGCGGCACGCGTTTCCCCGACATCCAGCGCCTCTATTATCGCAGCGGCAACCGCGTCCGCCCGAGCATCAACGGCGCGCTGCAGTGGAAGATCACCCCGGACGTCCAGATCTACCTCGAAGGCCTGTGGCAGGGCTTCCGCAACGAGGTCAGCGATCGCCTGTGGGAGCAGCCGCTGTACGGCGGCACGCTCAGCAACGTGCAGGTCCGTCCGGGCACCGACCTCATCTCCAGCGGGACGGTGACCAACCCTGGCGGCAACATCTTCAGCTTCCAGGGCGGCACCTACAACACCACCGACACCTACCAGTTCGCCGGTGGCGGCAGCATCGACCTCGGCCGCCTCAAGCTGTCGACCGACATCGCCCGCACCAAGTCGACCTTCCGCGGATCGACCGAGAGCCTCGACCTGGTCTTCCGTCCGAACGGCACGTTCGTGGTCGACTTCAACAATGAAGTGCCGGAGTTCAGCTATCCGGTCCTGACCGGCCGCGCCGACCGCAGCCGCTACATCTTCCAGGGCCTTTACGAGGAAAGCCAGAAGTCGAGCGGCGACGACTGGCAGCTTCGCCTCGACGCCGATTACGAGAGCGGCATTTCGTTCCTGCCGCGATTCCAGGCCGGCGTGCGCTACACCGACCGCAATGCCTTCCGCCGCTTCGGCAGCCGTTATGCCTTTCTCCTGCCGCTCAACATCGGCATCGGTTCGGTGCCGGTCGAATATGAGTTCAATCGCGCGGGTTTCCGCGGCACGAACGTTCAGAACGGCTTCGGCAGCTGGCTGACCCCGACCTACGACAGCATTCGCGACAATCTCGAAGAGCTGCGCCAGTTCGTGATCAATCGCTGCCCGAGCATCCTTCCGACCGATCCGGGCAACGGCTGCCAGAACTTCACGCTCGGGACGGTCGCTGCCAATCCGCGCTCCATCTACAATGCGGACGAGAAGACGCTGGCCGGCTACGTGCAGGCCCATTACGCCATCGGTGACAGCATCGACGGCGTTATCGGCCTGCGCGCGGTCCGCACGGAGAGCAACGTCGCTGGCACAAGCAACGTCGCTGGCGTGTTCCGCCCGGTCGACGTCGGCAACAAATACACCGACTGGCTGCCAAACGCCTCGCTGCGCTGGAGGGCGATGGACGGGCTGCAGCTCCGCCTGTCGGCGACCCAGACCCGCACCAAGCCGACCTTCGCCGACCTCAACCCGTCGTCCGACGTCGGTGCGCCTTCCGGTCAGTGCAACGCGCAGGGGCAGTCGACCACGGCCGATCCGTTCGCCTGCATCCGCACTGGCGGCGGCGGCAATCCGTTCCTGGAGCCCTTCACCTCGAACAACTACGACGCCAGCCTCGAATATTATTTCGGGCGGACCGGCCTGATCGCCGGCGCGGTGTTCCGGCGTGACCTCAAGGGCTTTTTCCAGAACCAGACCATCCGCTACATCGATCCGAACCTCGGTGCCCTGTCGGTGACTGCGCCGGTCAACACCAATTCGGGTCGCATCGACGGCGCGGAAGTCCAGTTCTCGAGCTTCTTCGACTTCGGCTTCCTTCCGGCCTTCCTGCGCAACTTCGGCGCTCAGGCGAACCTCACCTACCTCGACACCGAGGTGACAGATCCGAACCCGATCATCGGCGACCGCCAGATCACCGGCGTCTCCAAGTGGACCTACAACCTCGTCGGAATGTACGAGGGCGGCGGGTTCGCGGCGCGCGTCAGCTACAACAAGCGGGGCCGTTTCCTCGGCTTCATCGACGTGCGCGACGGTGCCAATCCGAACAGCTTCTTCGGCGACTATTACTATCAGTATGGCAAGCCGGCCGGTCGCCTCGACCTGTCGACCAGCTACACGTTCAACGACAAGGTCTCGATCTTCGCCGATTGGACCAACATCCTCGGCAACGCCTACAAGGAGTATCTCAGCTCGGCCCGCAATGGCGCGGCCCGGTCGGACTACATCCGGTTCCAGCGCTTCGAGGAGACCACCTTCAGCTTCGGCGTCCGCGCCCGGCTGTAA
- a CDS encoding glycoside hydrolase family 43 protein: MKGSILLGLLLVSSAASAAEPVFEPVLRENFPDAFVMPEGNGSFIAYATNDGQNVPMAVSSDLVNWTPVKDSSGKRADAMPTLAPWVKQGFTWAPEVMKVGANYLLYYTANHRKEDKQCVGVAVSQSPRGPFVDNSAEPMVCQFDLGGSIDANPFRDAGGKLYLYWKADGNRIGKRSRLWGAELTPDGMKLAGAPKDIGLTDEDEWEQKVIEAPTMIRVPEGYAMIYSGGYYGWNPDQRLSPYAMNWARCEGPLGPCRDAGPKPILYSYSDPGKAGCLSGPGHQSIFRANGGTFISFHGWATTRGCRKSDNKRFLYVAPFGWENGAPAIAPSLRVEKGMAERG; encoded by the coding sequence GTGAAGGGTTCCATTCTGCTGGGTCTGTTGCTCGTTTCCTCTGCCGCGTCGGCCGCGGAACCGGTGTTCGAACCGGTGCTGCGCGAAAATTTCCCCGACGCCTTCGTCATGCCGGAAGGCAATGGCAGCTTCATCGCCTATGCCACCAACGACGGTCAGAACGTGCCGATGGCGGTCAGCAGCGACCTGGTGAACTGGACGCCGGTGAAGGATTCGTCCGGCAAGCGCGCCGATGCCATGCCGACCCTCGCCCCATGGGTGAAACAAGGCTTCACCTGGGCGCCCGAGGTGATGAAGGTCGGCGCCAATTACCTGCTCTACTACACCGCCAATCACCGCAAGGAGGACAAGCAGTGCGTCGGCGTCGCGGTCAGCCAGAGTCCGCGCGGCCCCTTCGTCGACAACAGCGCCGAACCGATGGTCTGCCAGTTCGACCTCGGCGGCTCGATTGACGCCAATCCCTTCCGCGACGCAGGTGGCAAGCTGTACCTCTACTGGAAGGCCGACGGGAACCGCATCGGCAAGCGCAGCCGCCTGTGGGGCGCGGAGCTCACGCCCGACGGGATGAAGCTCGCCGGCGCGCCCAAGGACATCGGCCTCACCGACGAGGACGAATGGGAGCAGAAGGTGATCGAGGCGCCGACCATGATCCGCGTCCCCGAAGGCTATGCCATGATCTATTCGGGCGGCTATTACGGCTGGAACCCCGACCAGCGCCTCAGCCCCTATGCGATGAACTGGGCGCGCTGCGAGGGACCGCTCGGGCCATGCAGGGACGCCGGGCCGAAGCCGATCCTGTACAGCTACTCGGACCCCGGCAAGGCTGGCTGCCTGTCCGGCCCGGGCCACCAGTCGATCTTCCGCGCCAATGGCGGCACCTTCATCAGCTTCCACGGCTGGGCCACCACCCGCGGCTGCCGCAAGTCCGACAACAAGCGCTTCCTCTACGTCGCGCCGTTCGGCTGGGAGAATGGCGCCCCCGCCATCGCGCCGAGCCTGCGGGTCGAGAAGGGTATGGCCGAGCGGGGCTAG
- a CDS encoding carbohydrate ABC transporter permease: protein MAADAVAARTRLPLAAAILLAIGAAIMLTPLLWTLALSFKANSALIGNSGAALGPPWTLENYGAILGNGQTMRWLLNSMIVSAGTTVGVLILTSLAGYGFARLEFAGRRFLFLFVLMGLAIPGQAVILSQHQLFAWANLHNSYPGLILPGLTTSFGVFFMTQYMRAIPRELDEAALLDGASHWRIFTRVILPLTVPAQSTLAVFTFLGSWNDYWWPLISVTRSEMYTLTVGLAAAQMNYAQTSGLGYLMAQAMFASLPIFIVYLIFQKQIIAAMAGTALK, encoded by the coding sequence ATGGCCGCTGACGCTGTCGCCGCAAGGACCCGCCTGCCGCTTGCCGCCGCAATCCTGCTGGCGATCGGCGCGGCGATCATGCTGACACCCCTGCTGTGGACGCTGGCGCTGAGCTTCAAGGCCAATTCGGCGCTGATCGGCAACAGCGGTGCGGCGCTGGGCCCGCCGTGGACGCTGGAGAATTACGGCGCCATCCTCGGCAACGGCCAGACCATGCGCTGGCTGCTCAACAGCATGATCGTCTCCGCCGGCACCACGGTCGGCGTGCTGATCCTGACCAGCCTCGCCGGCTATGGCTTCGCGCGGCTGGAGTTTGCCGGAAGGCGTTTCCTGTTCCTGTTCGTGCTGATGGGCCTTGCCATCCCCGGGCAGGCGGTGATCCTGTCGCAGCACCAATTGTTCGCCTGGGCCAACCTCCACAACAGCTATCCGGGGCTGATCCTGCCGGGGCTGACGACCAGCTTCGGGGTCTTCTTCATGACCCAGTACATGCGGGCGATCCCGCGCGAACTGGACGAGGCGGCGCTGCTCGACGGGGCGAGCCACTGGCGCATCTTCACCCGCGTCATCCTGCCGCTGACGGTGCCGGCGCAGTCGACGCTGGCGGTGTTCACCTTCCTCGGGTCCTGGAACGATTACTGGTGGCCGCTGATCAGCGTGACCCGCAGCGAGATGTACACGCTGACCGTCGGGCTGGCGGCGGCGCAGATGAACTATGCGCAGACGAGCGGCCTTGGCTATCTGATGGCGCAGGCGATGTTCGCCAGCCTTCCCATCTTCATCGTCTACCTCATCTTCCAGAAGCAGATCATCGCGGCGATGGCCGGGACGGCGCTGAAGTGA
- a CDS encoding Gfo/Idh/MocA family oxidoreductase, with amino-acid sequence MRPIRTAIIGYGKIAEDQHVPAIAGNPRFELAGSVSRQGKGPQPNFTDTEALLAGVTDLEAAAITTPPGPRFDIARTCIDAGLHLLLEKPPCATLGEVEELRRLADAKGTTLFTSWHAQHNAGVAAAKKLLAGARIATMTITWHEDVHKWHPGQQWVFEPGGFGVFDPGINAFSVATAILPAPLFVREATLFVPDNAHTPIAAEIGFTSPAGDGPLTASLDWRKTDGEEWTILIETGDGARLKLTDGGARLFLDGEEVPGEQVGEYPDLYATFADLIDRRASLVDAEPLRLVADCLLVGRREMVEAVTV; translated from the coding sequence GTGAGGCCGATCCGGACCGCCATCATCGGCTATGGCAAGATCGCCGAGGACCAGCATGTCCCCGCCATCGCCGGCAATCCGCGCTTCGAACTGGCGGGCAGCGTCAGCCGCCAGGGCAAGGGGCCGCAGCCCAACTTCACCGACACCGAGGCGCTGCTCGCCGGCGTGACGGACCTCGAGGCCGCGGCGATCACCACCCCGCCGGGGCCGCGCTTCGACATCGCCCGCACCTGCATCGACGCGGGCCTCCACCTGCTGCTGGAAAAGCCGCCCTGCGCGACGCTCGGCGAGGTGGAGGAGCTTCGCCGGCTGGCGGATGCGAAGGGCACAACCCTCTTCACCAGCTGGCACGCGCAGCACAATGCCGGGGTCGCCGCGGCGAAGAAGCTGCTCGCCGGCGCCCGCATCGCCACGATGACGATCACCTGGCACGAGGACGTCCACAAGTGGCACCCAGGCCAGCAATGGGTGTTCGAACCGGGCGGCTTCGGCGTGTTCGATCCGGGCATCAATGCCTTCTCGGTCGCCACCGCCATCCTGCCTGCGCCGCTGTTCGTGCGCGAGGCGACCCTGTTCGTGCCGGACAATGCCCATACGCCGATCGCGGCCGAGATCGGCTTCACCAGCCCCGCAGGAGACGGCCCGCTCACCGCCAGCCTCGACTGGCGCAAGACTGACGGCGAGGAGTGGACGATCCTGATCGAGACGGGCGATGGCGCGCGGCTCAAGCTCACCGACGGCGGCGCCCGGCTGTTCCTCGACGGCGAGGAAGTACCGGGCGAGCAGGTGGGCGAGTATCCCGACCTCTATGCCACCTTCGCCGACCTCATCGACCGCCGCGCCAGCCTGGTCGACGCCGAACCGCTGCGGCTGGTGGCGGACTGCCTGCTCGTCGGCCGGCGCGAGATGGTGGAGGCGGTGACGGTCTGA
- a CDS encoding carbohydrate ABC transporter permease, with protein sequence MSAGAGTRRDPGYAFIAPFLLVYCLVLIMPALHGIWLSMYVVDIWGDGRFAGLANYGRLFADPVFAQSLVNTLVVTLMVVPILTAIALALALALNRAGRGAAVLRGIFFSSAVLSVTIVTLIWRFILAPDAGLLGEAAQAIGAEPLPFLSSPGLALWALAITTIWWSIGLPMLLFLAGLQQIPGDLYEAAALDRASRWRTFTSITVPALKRTTILVVMLQTAAQLQLFGQSQLLTAGGPSGASRTVVLFMNETAFGRWELGYAQAAAEVLFVIILAVTLTQYWLTGRAGEGEHGR encoded by the coding sequence GTGAGCGCGGGAGCAGGAACCCGCCGCGACCCCGGCTACGCCTTCATCGCGCCCTTCCTCCTCGTCTATTGCCTGGTGCTGATCATGCCGGCGTTGCATGGCATCTGGCTATCGATGTACGTCGTCGATATCTGGGGCGACGGGCGGTTCGCGGGGCTTGCCAATTACGGCCGGCTGTTCGCCGATCCGGTGTTCGCACAGAGCCTGGTCAACACCCTCGTCGTGACTTTGATGGTGGTTCCGATCCTCACCGCCATCGCCCTCGCGCTGGCCCTCGCACTCAACCGGGCGGGCCGCGGCGCGGCGGTGCTGCGGGGGATCTTCTTCAGCTCGGCCGTGCTGTCGGTGACCATCGTCACCCTGATCTGGCGCTTCATCCTCGCGCCCGACGCCGGGCTGCTGGGCGAGGCGGCGCAGGCAATCGGGGCGGAGCCGCTGCCGTTCCTGTCCTCGCCGGGCCTGGCGCTGTGGGCGCTCGCCATCACCACCATATGGTGGTCGATCGGGCTTCCGATGCTGCTGTTCCTCGCCGGTCTGCAGCAGATACCGGGCGACCTCTACGAAGCCGCCGCGCTCGACCGGGCGAGCCGCTGGCGGACCTTCACCTCCATCACCGTCCCGGCGCTGAAGCGCACGACCATCCTCGTCGTCATGCTGCAGACGGCGGCGCAGCTGCAATTGTTCGGCCAGTCGCAACTGCTCACCGCCGGCGGCCCGAGCGGGGCGTCGCGGACGGTTGTGCTGTTCATGAACGAGACCGCCTTCGGCCGCTGGGAACTGGGCTATGCGCAGGCGGCCGCGGAAGTTCTGTTCGTGATCATCCTGGCGGTGACGCTTACCCAATATTGGCTGACCGGCCGGGCCGGAGAGGGCGAGCATGGCCGCTGA
- a CDS encoding glycoside hydrolase family 43 protein: MAEAPLMTFVVEAQEEGEGFHLSVAPSDGSGVRSYRVEGPEPDAFEALYDELHRDFGTRRPHQTDPIEDYPAPPWKPLITGNLSPRILSGYGDPAVMKADDGWWLVATSNDAPDAFPILHSPDLEIWEPKGFVFEEGQTPGWTAAGQKVGDFWAPEIACVGGEYWLSYTARAADRTLSIGLARSAHPGGPWTDNGAPLLTGTVIDSHVHVDADGTPWLLWKKDSNSHWPRPLAGLLRENPQLIPVLFDSEQDRRTAAFCAAVQPFANTRRPMERFFLMQPLIRAALANWRKVKTALEESGVAGHVVENMATPIYAQQLSADGRGLVGERHLVLANDLDWEGHLIEGPYLTRQEGRYFLFYAGNDFTSPSYGIGYAVADRITGPYRKCAEPLLRSHPDWSAPGHASVSVGTGGEPRLFFHAYHPGTGGYNVFRALMTIGLAFSGDEVRLVP; the protein is encoded by the coding sequence ATGGCAGAGGCACCTCTCATGACCTTCGTGGTCGAAGCGCAGGAAGAAGGCGAAGGCTTTCACCTCAGCGTAGCACCAAGCGACGGGAGCGGAGTTCGCTCCTATCGCGTCGAGGGGCCCGAGCCCGATGCCTTCGAGGCCCTGTACGACGAGCTGCACCGCGACTTCGGTACCCGCCGGCCGCACCAGACCGACCCGATCGAGGACTATCCCGCGCCGCCATGGAAGCCGCTCATCACCGGCAACCTTTCTCCCCGGATCCTGTCGGGCTATGGCGATCCGGCGGTGATGAAGGCCGACGACGGCTGGTGGCTGGTCGCGACCTCCAACGACGCGCCGGACGCCTTTCCCATCCTCCATTCGCCCGACCTTGAAATTTGGGAGCCGAAGGGCTTCGTCTTCGAGGAAGGCCAGACGCCCGGCTGGACTGCCGCCGGACAGAAGGTCGGCGACTTCTGGGCGCCCGAGATCGCCTGCGTCGGCGGCGAATATTGGCTGAGCTACACCGCGCGCGCCGCGGACCGCACCCTTTCCATCGGCCTTGCGCGCTCGGCGCATCCGGGCGGCCCGTGGACCGACAATGGCGCGCCCCTGCTGACCGGTACCGTGATCGACAGCCACGTCCATGTCGATGCGGACGGGACGCCCTGGCTGCTGTGGAAGAAGGACAGCAACAGCCACTGGCCGCGCCCGCTTGCCGGGCTGCTGCGCGAAAATCCGCAGCTGATCCCCGTGCTGTTCGACAGCGAGCAGGACCGTCGCACCGCCGCCTTCTGCGCCGCCGTCCAGCCCTTCGCCAACACGCGCCGCCCGATGGAGCGCTTTTTCCTCATGCAGCCGCTGATCCGCGCGGCGCTCGCCAATTGGCGCAAGGTCAAGACCGCACTCGAGGAGAGCGGGGTCGCCGGCCACGTGGTCGAGAATATGGCGACCCCCATCTACGCCCAGCAGCTCTCCGCCGACGGCCGTGGCCTGGTCGGCGAACGGCACCTGGTGCTGGCCAACGACCTCGACTGGGAAGGCCATCTCATCGAAGGGCCCTATCTGACCCGCCAGGAGGGCCGCTACTTCCTCTTCTACGCGGGCAACGACTTCACCTCGCCCAGCTACGGCATCGGCTATGCGGTCGCCGACCGCATTACCGGCCCCTATCGCAAGTGCGCCGAGCCGCTGCTCCGCTCCCACCCCGACTGGTCCGCGCCGGGCCATGCCTCGGTATCGGTCGGCACCGGCGGAGAACCGCGCCTCTTCTTCCATGCCTATCATCCGGGCACCGGTGGCTATAACGTCTTCCGTGCTTTGATGACGATCGGGCTTGCGTTCAGCGGCGACGAGGTACGCCTCGTTCCCTGA
- a CDS encoding 2-dehydro-3-deoxy-6-phosphogalactonate aldolase, protein MSAEEDFTRYLADCPLVAIIRGVTPDEVVAVGEAMVTAGIRIIEVPLNSPHPFESINRLAAALDGRALVGAGTVLDALSVARVKDAGGRLVVAPNTDAQVIGAAVGAGMVAAPGYFTPSEAFVALNAGAQALKLFPAEGATPAVLKAQRAVLPKDVPILAVGGIQPDNMRPWLEAGANGFGLGSGLYAPGRAADEVHERAKAYVAGLAK, encoded by the coding sequence ATGAGCGCCGAAGAAGATTTCACCCGCTACCTCGCCGATTGCCCACTGGTGGCGATCATCCGCGGCGTCACCCCGGACGAGGTGGTCGCGGTCGGCGAGGCGATGGTCACCGCCGGCATTCGCATCATCGAGGTGCCGCTGAACAGCCCGCACCCGTTCGAAAGCATCAACCGGCTCGCGGCCGCGCTCGACGGACGGGCGCTGGTCGGCGCCGGCACGGTGCTCGACGCGCTGAGCGTCGCCCGGGTCAAGGATGCGGGCGGGCGGCTGGTCGTCGCGCCCAACACCGACGCGCAGGTGATCGGCGCGGCGGTCGGTGCCGGCATGGTCGCCGCCCCTGGCTATTTCACGCCGAGCGAGGCCTTCGTCGCGCTCAACGCCGGCGCGCAGGCGCTGAAGCTGTTCCCGGCCGAGGGCGCTACTCCGGCGGTGTTGAAGGCGCAGCGCGCGGTGCTTCCGAAAGACGTACCCATCCTCGCCGTCGGTGGAATCCAGCCCGACAACATGCGCCCCTGGCTGGAAGCGGGCGCCAACGGCTTCGGCCTCGGCTCCGGCCTCTATGCCCCCGGCCGCGCCGCCGACGAGGTGCACGAGCGCGCCAAGGCCTATGTCGCGGGCCTGGCCAAGTGA